In Methanosarcina barkeri MS, a single window of DNA contains:
- a CDS encoding ABC transporter ATP-binding protein — MTMILDVQQLCVHFPVSSTVVRAVDGVDINIEKSETLAVIGESGSGKSVLGLALLGLLPANCTVNGVIRYHGDDLLTLSENELEMIRGRKIAWVPQNPAGAMNPSMTVGNQIGEPISLHIEKDKNKIRKKVLELLKFIRITPPEERINSYPYSFSGGMLQRSLVAMGISGHPEVLIADEPTKGIDIMNKQAITYLLRVLRDEGITLIIITHDLQFAKNLADRIAVMYSGRIVEIRGRQEFFDGPLHPYSRGLLRSLPENGLHPIPSVTGDSEENDGGCKFRVRCASAIEKCRVEPPLIHLLEGSAVRCWLYD; from the coding sequence ATGACCATGATTCTTGATGTTCAACAGTTGTGTGTACATTTTCCCGTTTCAAGCACTGTCGTCCGGGCGGTTGATGGGGTTGACATTAACATCGAAAAGTCCGAGACACTTGCAGTTATAGGAGAGAGCGGTAGCGGAAAATCGGTATTGGGACTGGCGCTACTAGGGCTGCTGCCTGCAAATTGCACTGTAAACGGAGTTATACGATATCATGGGGATGATCTTCTAACCCTTTCTGAAAATGAACTTGAAATGATCCGTGGTAGAAAGATTGCATGGGTTCCTCAGAACCCCGCCGGAGCAATGAATCCTTCGATGACTGTGGGAAACCAAATTGGAGAACCGATCTCTCTCCATATAGAAAAAGACAAAAATAAAATTAGAAAAAAGGTCCTTGAACTCCTTAAATTCATCAGAATAACTCCCCCTGAGGAAAGAATAAACTCCTATCCTTATTCATTCAGTGGCGGAATGCTTCAACGCTCACTTGTAGCTATGGGAATATCAGGCCATCCGGAAGTGCTTATTGCAGACGAACCTACAAAGGGTATAGACATAATGAATAAGCAGGCTATCACCTACCTTCTTCGGGTTTTACGTGATGAAGGAATTACTCTGATTATCATCACGCACGATCTCCAATTTGCCAAAAACCTCGCGGATAGAATTGCAGTTATGTATTCCGGGAGGATAGTGGAAATAAGAGGGAGGCAGGAATTTTTTGATGGGCCACTGCATCCTTATTCCAGAGGGTTACTTCGTTCGCTCCCTGAAAACGGTCTTCACCCTATACCATCCGTAACAGGAGATTCAGAAGAAAACGATGGAGGCTGTAAATTCCGGGTTCGATGTGCATCTGCAATAGAAAAGTGCAGGGTCGAACCTCCTCTTATTCATCTTCTGGAAGGATCGGCTGTCAGGTGCTGGCTGTATGATTGA
- a CDS encoding class I SAM-dependent methyltransferase, producing MTSDSLTAPVDWVRFWEDNYDARSKIMFRDYELDDWSERAVDYSESRRTNNYEFGGSVYSTLALHGVVSPHSRVLEVGAGPGTFVIPFAKKVDHITAIEPSEGMIRMISQNAVEAGVNNYDIIPKIWQDVNIEDFRERYDLTITSTVIWMFRDIMTQISRMEEVTQGHCCVVGGVGTGQTFEAKLWKKIMGNKPRPQYPEYPLIYNLLYTYGRVPHVRFIDYTSIRSPENMLRMYRVFYSIYTEVTPEIEEIIREELYRDSGEGPCIRKYRSAVVWWNPAVRRKEFTGTA from the coding sequence ATGACTTCCGACTCTCTTACAGCCCCTGTAGATTGGGTTAGATTCTGGGAAGACAACTATGATGCACGGTCTAAAATTATGTTCAGGGACTATGAGCTCGATGACTGGAGTGAAAGGGCAGTGGATTACTCGGAATCCAGGCGGACAAACAATTACGAGTTCGGAGGGTCAGTATACTCTACACTTGCTCTCCATGGAGTTGTTTCTCCTCACTCAAGGGTCCTTGAAGTTGGTGCAGGTCCGGGAACATTTGTAATCCCCTTCGCAAAGAAGGTTGATCATATAACTGCTATTGAGCCTTCAGAAGGAATGATCCGTATGATCTCTCAAAATGCCGTGGAAGCCGGAGTGAATAACTATGATATTATCCCAAAAATCTGGCAGGATGTAAATATTGAAGATTTTAGGGAACGGTATGACCTTACTATCACCTCAACCGTCATATGGATGTTTCGTGATATTATGACCCAGATAAGCCGGATGGAAGAGGTAACACAGGGACACTGCTGCGTGGTTGGCGGGGTAGGCACAGGGCAGACATTTGAAGCCAAACTCTGGAAGAAAATCATGGGCAACAAACCTCGTCCCCAGTACCCGGAATACCCTTTGATCTATAATCTCCTTTACACATATGGAAGAGTCCCTCATGTTAGATTTATTGATTATACAAGTATAAGATCGCCTGAGAACATGCTCAGGATGTACAGGGTTTTCTACTCAATATATACGGAGGTTACACCTGAGATTGAAGAAATTATTAGAGAGGAATTATATCGTGACTCAGGAGAAGGACCGTGTATCAGGAAATACCGCTCCGCTGTGGTCTGGTGGAATCCGGCTGTTCGAAGGAAAGAGTTTACAGGTACTGCCTGA
- the ahbC gene encoding 12,18-didecarboxysiroheme deacetylase translates to MIGISKLYCGTVEPSDALRYGRDSKKLPSHLLQFSKDKKPVVVWNMTRRCNLKCVHCYAQAKDIEFENELSTEEGKALIDDLASFGSPVILFSGGEPTMRKDLPELAAYAREKGMRAVISTNGTLIDRDLARKLKDVGLSYVGVSLDGIRETNDKFRGMKGAFDAALRGLHNCQEEGIKVGLRFTINKQNVRDIPAIFDLLEKEKIPRICFYHLVYAGRGSKMVNEDLSLEESRQAVDLILERTRKLHEKGLPAEVLTVDNHCDGPYLYMKLLKENPERAAEVFELLSMNQGNSSGIGIGCVSWDGAVHADQFWRHYSFGNVRERPFSEIWTDLSDELMAGLKNRKPLIKAHADRCAHCKWLDICNGNFRVRAEAVYGNVWADDPACYLTKEEIGYYEA, encoded by the coding sequence ATGATAGGCATTTCAAAACTTTACTGTGGAACCGTGGAACCCTCAGATGCACTTCGCTATGGAAGGGACTCAAAAAAGCTTCCCTCTCACTTGCTGCAGTTTTCAAAAGATAAAAAGCCAGTTGTAGTCTGGAACATGACTCGCCGCTGCAACCTGAAATGTGTCCATTGTTATGCCCAGGCAAAGGACATAGAATTTGAAAATGAGCTTTCAACTGAAGAAGGCAAAGCTCTTATCGATGACCTTGCGAGTTTCGGAAGTCCGGTAATCCTTTTTTCCGGAGGGGAACCAACCATGAGAAAAGACCTGCCTGAGCTCGCAGCCTATGCGCGTGAAAAAGGGATGAGGGCTGTAATTTCCACAAACGGAACGCTCATAGACCGGGATTTGGCAAGAAAGCTAAAGGACGTCGGTCTCTCTTATGTAGGAGTTTCTCTTGATGGGATAAGGGAAACGAATGACAAATTCAGGGGCATGAAAGGGGCATTCGATGCAGCTCTAAGAGGGCTTCATAATTGCCAGGAAGAAGGCATAAAGGTTGGCTTGCGTTTTACCATCAACAAGCAAAATGTAAGGGATATTCCTGCAATCTTTGACCTGCTTGAAAAAGAAAAAATTCCAAGAATATGTTTCTATCATCTGGTTTATGCAGGTCGGGGCTCAAAAATGGTAAATGAAGATCTTTCCCTTGAGGAATCCAGGCAGGCTGTAGACTTGATACTTGAGAGGACAAGGAAACTTCACGAAAAAGGTTTGCCTGCCGAAGTCCTGACAGTGGATAACCATTGTGACGGTCCATACCTGTACATGAAGCTCCTCAAAGAGAATCCTGAAAGAGCTGCCGAGGTATTTGAACTTCTTTCCATGAACCAGGGAAATTCTTCAGGGATAGGTATAGGTTGCGTATCTTGGGACGGGGCGGTACATGCCGATCAGTTCTGGAGACATTATTCCTTTGGAAATGTGCGGGAACGCCCATTCAGTGAAATCTGGACTGACCTGAGTGATGAACTCATGGCTGGGCTTAAAAACCGAAAACCCCTTATAAAAGCTCACGCAGACCGCTGTGCCCACTGCAAATGGCTGGATATTTGCAATGGGAATTTCAGGGTAAGGGCTGAAGCCGTATATGGGAATGTCTGGGCAGATGACCCTGCATGTTACCTGACAAAAGAAGAAATTGGGTATTACGAAGCCTGA
- a CDS encoding phosphotransferase translates to MASRHVNILNPGDPFRDWLVEEVVGDRLRNKNCSVNVFKYNSSHTVCKYQFKGEHFSVMAKFFAEPTGQLKDYNPYKGMMNEYRNLRKAASVINVARPLATNKKFNCVLVTEHIPGKSLEWYIRHEEKLYERLAAVAHMLRQLHENTKSFYNKENEFRNYHDVLGHLKLDHDTRETFNKLLGEWWYSSLLDRDYGCMIHRDVNLSNYIFCKGKPYALDFESSWLEAHPVRDLGILAAELKNEFELHMGGGVKAEPYIGNFLWEYSSDEKDFYYITRTLPFFMSIGLLRSARLHQGEHRNYLIKEACECLKAINYR, encoded by the coding sequence TTGGCATCTCGCCATGTTAATATTTTAAACCCTGGTGACCCTTTTAGGGACTGGCTTGTTGAAGAAGTTGTTGGGGATAGGCTACGGAATAAAAATTGCTCTGTTAATGTTTTTAAATACAACTCCTCCCATACGGTCTGCAAGTACCAGTTCAAGGGTGAACATTTTAGCGTTATGGCAAAGTTTTTTGCCGAACCTACCGGCCAGTTGAAAGATTATAATCCATATAAAGGCATGATGAATGAGTACCGAAACCTTAGAAAGGCTGCATCGGTAATAAATGTTGCAAGACCTCTTGCAACCAATAAGAAGTTCAACTGCGTCCTTGTAACGGAACACATACCTGGAAAATCTCTGGAATGGTACATCAGACACGAAGAAAAGCTATATGAGAGGCTTGCTGCAGTTGCACATATGCTCCGACAGTTGCATGAAAACACAAAATCTTTCTACAATAAGGAGAATGAATTCAGAAATTATCATGATGTTCTGGGCCATCTGAAACTGGATCATGACACTAGAGAGACTTTCAATAAATTACTTGGAGAATGGTGGTATAGTTCTTTGCTCGACAGGGACTACGGCTGCATGATTCACAGGGATGTCAATCTTTCCAATTATATTTTCTGCAAAGGTAAACCCTATGCCCTTGATTTTGAAAGCTCCTGGTTAGAGGCACATCCTGTCAGAGATCTCGGAATTTTAGCTGCAGAACTTAAAAACGAGTTCGAACTGCATATGGGAGGAGGGGTAAAAGCTGAACCATATATCGGAAATTTCCTCTGGGAATACAGTAGCGACGAAAAAGATTTTTACTATATTACCAGAACTTTGCCTTTTTTCATGAGTATAGGACTCCTTCGTTCGGCAAGGCTTCATCAGGGTGAACATAGAAACTACCTCATCAAAGAAGCGTGTGAATGTTTAAAGGCAATTAATTACAGATAA
- a CDS encoding molybdopterin-binding protein, which translates to MKVVDLNCVECWSFIAKWTGVKIADLFEEAGNYENESTIIFYSEDGYSTSLDNDYNARNRYYPHIQD; encoded by the coding sequence TTGAAAGTTGTGGACCTGAACTGCGTGGAATGCTGGAGTTTTATTGCGAAGTGGACAGGAGTGAAAATCGCTGACCTTTTTGAAGAAGCTGGAAACTACGAAAATGAGAGTACGATTATTTTTTACAGTGAGGATGGATATTCTACCTCTCTTGATAATGACTACAATGCTAGAAACCGTTATTATCCTCACATACAGGATTAA
- a CDS encoding aminoglycoside phosphotransferase family protein: MVKLYNEIPGSCKWQIVEPINKGWSNDQKYYIRSTDGRELLLRISDISQYENKKKDFEAIKRLDNLDILISRPINFGICNNGRSIYSLLTWITGKDAEHILPELNSKEQYRLGVKAGEILRIIHQVPAAKNQISWSDRFNQKINRNIADYEACGIHLEGADKIIEYIEQHRCLLKNRPQCFQHGDYHVGNMIVTKSGELGIIDFNRLDYGDPWEEFNRITWCADISASFASGRINGYFHHNVPILFFKLMALYIASNQLSSIPWALKFGNKEISTMLRQAKNVLEWYDGFETCTPKWYISNPVK, from the coding sequence ATGGTTAAACTTTATAATGAAATTCCTGGCTCTTGTAAATGGCAAATAGTCGAGCCAATTAATAAGGGATGGTCAAACGATCAGAAATATTATATCCGAAGTACAGATGGAAGAGAATTATTACTAAGAATATCGGACATCTCTCAGTATGAAAATAAGAAAAAAGACTTTGAAGCAATAAAAAGACTTGATAACCTTGATATTTTGATATCGCGCCCCATTAACTTTGGAATTTGCAATAACGGTCGATCCATCTATTCTTTACTAACCTGGATTACAGGGAAAGATGCAGAACATATCCTTCCAGAGCTGAACAGCAAAGAGCAATACCGGCTTGGTGTGAAAGCGGGAGAAATATTAAGAATTATTCATCAGGTTCCTGCGGCAAAAAATCAGATTTCATGGTCAGATCGTTTCAATCAAAAAATAAATAGAAATATCGCCGATTATGAAGCTTGTGGGATTCACCTGGAAGGAGCAGATAAAATAATTGAGTATATCGAACAACACAGATGTTTATTGAAAAACCGCCCTCAGTGCTTCCAACACGGGGACTATCACGTCGGAAATATGATTGTTACAAAGTCCGGAGAGCTGGGAATCATTGATTTTAACAGGCTTGATTATGGTGACCCCTGGGAAGAATTCAACCGTATTACCTGGTGTGCAGATATAAGTGCTTCATTTGCATCCGGACGCATTAATGGATATTTTCATCATAATGTGCCCATTTTATTTTTCAAATTAATGGCTTTATACATTGCGAGCAACCAGCTTTCATCAATCCCCTGGGCACTCAAATTCGGAAACAAAGAAATTAGCACGATGCTCAGGCAAGCTAAAAATGTTCTGGAATGGTATGATGGGTTTGAAACATGCACCCCAAAATGGTATATTTCCAACCCTGTTAAATAA
- a CDS encoding HAD family hydrolase encodes MGGKSISEDHEPEVSKDEVTFLSHSLAKGEEAFESCHIKGVIFDCYETLIDIHTDEHNLETYKVLSSWLAYQGVKIAPEKLWDTYMSKVRQKMENSREVYPEIKVEEIFAEICRENSVWNIDENSLGVEASRVFRAASIRKLRAFPQSIKLIEHCINVPKCVISNGQRVFSELELRFLGLHDYFDFVIFSSDVGYKKPDLRLFMTALKRMGLELEPKCVMSIGDSEENELAPAKKLGMRAMNIKDAWEQFGLTD; translated from the coding sequence ATGGGAGGAAAGAGCATATCGGAGGATCACGAACCTGAGGTAAGCAAGGACGAAGTTACATTTCTTAGTCATTCTCTTGCAAAGGGAGAGGAGGCATTTGAGAGCTGTCATATAAAAGGGGTCATCTTTGACTGCTATGAGACCCTCATTGACATCCATACTGACGAACATAACCTGGAGACATATAAAGTACTGAGCTCATGGCTTGCCTATCAGGGAGTGAAAATCGCTCCCGAAAAGCTGTGGGATACGTATATGTCTAAGGTCAGGCAGAAAATGGAGAATTCCAGGGAAGTGTACCCTGAGATAAAGGTAGAGGAAATCTTTGCAGAGATCTGCAGGGAAAATTCGGTCTGGAATATTGACGAGAACAGCCTGGGAGTAGAAGCTTCACGGGTCTTTCGGGCAGCTTCGATACGGAAACTCCGTGCTTTTCCTCAGAGCATCAAACTGATTGAACATTGCATAAACGTTCCCAAGTGTGTAATCTCCAATGGGCAAAGAGTTTTTTCTGAACTGGAACTCAGGTTTCTCGGGCTCCATGATTATTTTGACTTTGTTATCTTCTCATCGGATGTAGGGTATAAGAAACCTGATCTCAGGCTTTTTATGACTGCGCTCAAAAGGATGGGCCTTGAACTCGAACCCAAATGTGTCATGTCAATAGGAGACTCTGAAGAAAACGAGCTAGCGCCTGCAAAAAAACTGGGAATGCGTGCCATGAATATTAAAGATGCCTGGGAGCAATTCGGATTGACAGATTGA
- a CDS encoding class I SAM-dependent methyltransferase — MVTQIDWETAWAAGIGEMNRLSTTNYWNQRAEDYSDMVLASDCNHGRNILNLFEKEGLLQKDWHILDIASGPGAITIPFAERVRRVTAVEPAEKMAAALMSYAQNRELSNVEIIPKTWQEVDETAYSKNYDLVICCHALWQFSDILSQIRRMETVSRGYCCLAHGFEAPSETLKLTEALGINEGGFDQFITVFNILNDSGVYPNVDVIDYTLNRPVTSAVTSVEKRVEKHRPLNYRDREIIQEYVQNHANEGIYQVNGRMGLLWWKVA; from the coding sequence ATGGTTACGCAGATCGATTGGGAGACAGCCTGGGCTGCAGGCATCGGTGAGATGAATAGGCTTTCTACCACAAACTACTGGAATCAAAGGGCAGAGGATTATTCTGATATGGTATTGGCAAGTGACTGTAACCATGGCCGGAATATCCTCAACCTGTTTGAAAAAGAAGGGCTACTGCAGAAGGATTGGCATATTTTAGATATCGCATCAGGCCCAGGAGCGATAACGATTCCATTTGCAGAGAGGGTACGCAGGGTGACCGCTGTCGAGCCTGCAGAGAAGATGGCAGCAGCATTGATGTCATATGCGCAGAACAGAGAGCTTTCCAATGTTGAAATAATCCCTAAGACCTGGCAGGAAGTAGATGAGACAGCTTATTCGAAAAACTATGACCTGGTTATCTGCTGCCATGCACTCTGGCAATTTTCGGATATTCTTTCGCAGATCCGGCGGATGGAGACAGTATCCAGAGGTTACTGTTGTCTTGCTCATGGGTTCGAGGCTCCTTCAGAGACCCTCAAACTAACGGAAGCTCTTGGGATCAATGAAGGTGGGTTTGATCAGTTCATCACAGTTTTTAATATTCTCAATGATTCTGGAGTGTACCCTAACGTTGATGTGATCGATTACACACTTAATCGGCCAGTTACCTCGGCAGTTACCTCGGTTGAGAAACGTGTCGAAAAACATCGACCTCTGAACTACCGGGACAGAGAGATTATTCAGGAATACGTGCAAAATCACGCTAATGAAGGCATATATCAGGTTAATGGCAGGATGGGTTTACTATGGTGGAAGGTAGCATGA
- a CDS encoding GNAT family N-acetyltransferase, protein MKIERILDNKKQFLDLLLLADEQEDMIDKYLDRGDMFTLYDGDLKSLCVVTREDDDIYELKNIATYEKYQGQGYGRQLVKFIFEYYKGKCKTMLVGTGDSPLTIQFYKNCGFVMSNYVKNFYIDNYDHPIFECGKQLIDMVYLKKDF, encoded by the coding sequence ATGAAAATTGAAAGAATTCTGGATAATAAAAAACAGTTTCTTGATTTATTGCTTTTAGCAGACGAACAAGAAGATATGATTGACAAATATTTAGATCGCGGGGATATGTTTACTCTATATGATGGCGATTTGAAAAGTCTCTGTGTAGTAACACGTGAAGATGATGATATATACGAATTAAAAAATATAGCAACTTATGAAAAGTATCAGGGACAGGGTTACGGTAGGCAACTAGTAAAATTCATCTTTGAGTATTATAAAGGCAAATGCAAAACCATGCTTGTTGGTACGGGAGATAGTCCTCTTACTATCCAGTTTTATAAAAATTGTGGATTTGTTATGTCAAATTATGTTAAAAATTTTTATATTGACAATTATGACCATCCAATTTTCGAATGTGGTAAACAACTTATTGATATGGTTTATTTAAAGAAGGATTTCTAA
- a CDS encoding ABC transporter ATP-binding protein: MIEGRGLTKIFAPNSPGKNRIIAVDNVNIRIEAGETLTLVGESGCGKSTLSRLLLLLIPPTRGEIFFEGQALTRLKGKELRSVRKKLQIVPQQPESSLDPRWTIAYSICEPFRIHPDSLHGRQMYEELKRLLRLVGLEPEQAARYPHQLSGGELQRAVIARAIALEPSLLICDEPTSMLDVSTQASIIHLLKALQQDLGCALLFITHDQGLAHAIGDRTAVMFAGQIVEEGQGILDRPYHPFTCRITSVSDSGSLPPSELQGTKIPGSCVYYQFCPEKTEKCLHSPEMVEYEDRRVRCHNFSPT, translated from the coding sequence ATGATTGAAGGAAGAGGCCTGACCAAGATATTCGCTCCCAATTCTCCAGGAAAAAACCGGATCATCGCTGTTGATAATGTAAATATCAGGATCGAAGCAGGAGAAACCCTTACTCTTGTAGGAGAAAGCGGATGTGGAAAGTCTACTCTCTCAAGACTGCTCCTCTTGCTTATTCCTCCAACACGGGGAGAGATATTCTTTGAGGGTCAGGCTCTTACAAGACTGAAAGGGAAAGAACTCCGCTCTGTCCGGAAAAAACTTCAGATTGTGCCTCAACAGCCTGAAAGCTCCCTGGACCCCAGGTGGACGATAGCTTACTCAATCTGCGAACCTTTTCGCATACATCCTGATTCGTTACACGGAAGGCAGATGTATGAAGAGCTAAAAAGGCTTCTTAGGCTCGTTGGGCTCGAACCTGAGCAGGCAGCCAGATATCCTCACCAGCTCAGCGGTGGAGAACTGCAACGTGCTGTTATTGCTCGTGCTATTGCACTTGAGCCTTCACTTCTCATATGTGACGAACCTACTTCAATGCTTGATGTCTCCACTCAGGCATCTATCATACACCTCCTGAAAGCACTCCAGCAAGACCTCGGATGTGCCCTTCTCTTCATTACTCACGACCAGGGGCTTGCGCACGCTATTGGAGACCGGACAGCTGTAATGTTTGCCGGGCAGATAGTAGAAGAGGGACAGGGTATTCTGGATAGGCCATACCACCCATTTACTTGCAGAATCACATCTGTCTCTGATTCCGGTTCCTTACCACCATCTGAACTTCAAGGGACAAAGATTCCAGGTTCATGCGTATATTATCAATTCTGCCCGGAAAAGACAGAAAAATGCCTTCACAGCCCTGAAATGGTGGAATATGAAGATAGACGGGTTCGTTGCCATAACTTTTCGCCTACTTGA